The genomic region TTAAGGTAGGACCGCCATTATCACGCAAAGGTGCTAAACCAGGGTCAGTGATATTGATTTGGTCTGTAGGCTGATTGAAAGCTTCTAGACCATTACCCGTTCCAATTAGGTTACCACCATTGCTAGTGATATTGTTAGACAAGTTGATATCGCTTTCGAAATTACCCGAAATAATAGTATTAGCGATTTCTACATTCGTTGAACTAGCGATACCACCACCCTGATTGAGGGTAATTGTACTATTACTAATACGTAACTCTCTAAAGCCATTTTGTTGAATCCCGCCAGCATCGGAATTACTACTGTTGCCAGAAATAGTACTGTTACTTATAATAAGATTACCGCGCTGAGCAATCCCCCCAGCACCAAAACCACTACTATTGCCGGAAATAGTGCTCTTATTGATAATAAGATCGCCGACGTTAAAAATCCCCCCACCATTAAAATCACTACTATTGCCAGAAATAGTACTGTTACTTATAGTAAGGTCGCCATCATTGAAGATTCCCGTAACGTTATTACCATGTATTTTAATATCGCTGATAGTCAGATTTTCTCGATTGTATATCGCACCTCGACTAAAATTGTTGTATGTACCCTCTTGCGCACCAGTTATGCTTAGTCCACTAATGCTCACATTATTCGCAGGATCTTGAGATTGATATCCGTTATTAAGAATAAATACCCCAGAGTTACCCTGAGCAGCTATAGTCAGGTTTTCTGCTCCCAAACCCCTAATTATCAAGTCATCGGTAATCAGCAACTCTCCTGAAGTAAGACTAATAGTTTCTCCACCTAAAGCAGGGTCAAACTCAATAAAATTATTCCCCGGAGCTATATTAGCTAGTTTGATCGTTTCTCTAAGTGATCCTGGTCCACTATTATTGTTATTAACGACTGTCAAAGTTTCTGAAACAATATTGACTACCGCTTCAAGAGTACCCGCACGATAAGCATTGTTAGGAGCAAAATCTAGAGTTAGAGACTCCAGTGACTCTATTTCTGCATCAGCTTGAGCAATTAAGCTTAGCTCTACAAAAGACTCTCCCCCTGGTATAGTTACACTGAAATCAGGAAAACTACCACTAACGCCCGTAAGCGTAAAATCCGACTCGCTCAAACCACTACTTGCAGTAGCTTTGAGTTGAACTGTGAGAGGACTATCGGTGTTACCGGTGCGACTGAGGCGATAAAGCCCATCCAAGCCCCCTTCGGTAGCAACAGGATCTACGACTATAATGGATACTGTTGGTACGGGTAATTCTGTAAAATCCGACTCAAAAGCGCCAATATCGACTCCAGGACCCAATCTACGCGGAAAACCTCGTTGATCTGTAGTTAATCCCCCTGCATCGATACCGCTATTAACAGCAGGACTATTCGATTCTAGAGCATGAGTTAAGGTAGGACCACCGTTATCGGCTAAGGGTTCTAAACCCGGGAGAGTTACACTAACTATATCTCCTGGTTGATTAAAGGTTTCAATTCCTCTACCAGTACCAATCAGATTGCCTCCTGCACTAGTGATGTTTCCCCGTCTATCGTTTTCAAGATCTACGTTGAAATTACCAGAAACTATAGTGTTAGCAAGGTAGATTTCGTTGTCAAAGAAATTGTTACCAAAACTAATCCCGCCCCCACCATAATTACTACTATTATTAGAGATGGTGCTGTTGCGGATATTTAAGGTACCTCCAGTAAAAATTCCTCCCCCTCCCCCATAATCATCGGTGCTATTTCCAGAAATGGTGCTGTTGGTAATGTTGGCAATATAGCCATTTTTAATACCTCCCCCAGTATTCCCAGAAATAGTGCTATTGTTGATATTCAATACACCTCTGAAACGATTATTATAAATCCCTGTACTATTACCCAAAATACTGCTATTAGTAATGCTTAGGCTACCGGAAAAATTTCTAATTCCTATCTCACTATTCTCAGAAATAGTACTGTTAGTGACAGTTAGGGAAATCCCATAATTGGTACTGTGGTCAATTCCTATACTGTGCCCAGTGATTTTAGTATCAGTGATAGTTAAATATGATGTACTAATTATTCCTGGGTAGGAATTATCTCCTCCACCTCCGGTTATTGTCAATGCACTGATCATCGCCCGTGGATAATTGAATTGATAATAATCAATATTAAATACGCTTGAGTTACCCTGACTATCTATTGTCAGATTTTCTGCTCCCAATCCCCTAATTACTAAGTGATCAGTAATCCGTAATTCCCCCGATGTCAGACTAATTGTTTCTCCCGTCAAAGAGGGACTAAATGTGATTTCATCATCACCTGGACTTGCATTAGCTACTGCGATCGCTTCACGTAGTGAACCAGAACCATTATCTTCAGCATTGGTTACCGTAAAAGTTGTAGATTGCATATTCATATAAATTTAAGTAAAATTTCTGCTATTTTGCTAACGGGAGTTCGTGGCGAGAAACGAGGTATAAGTAGTTCTTGATCGCCTTGTTTGAGATATAACACTGGTATCTCGTATTGATAGCGGTTGAACCAGTCTGGATTAGTAGTAATGTCTCGTGTTTCTAAATCTAATTTGAGAGTTTGTATCTCGTTCAACTTCTCTATTAAGCCTTCACAGAGATGGCAACCTGGTTTACTATATAATATTAAAGTAATCGTTTTTAACATAGATTCAGTAAATGATTAGAATCCTACACCTTGCAGATCTCCACATTGGTAGTGGGTTTACACACGGTAAAATTAATCCCGAAACAGGCTTAAACACACGTCTAGAAGATTTTAGCAGAAGTTTAGGCTTGTGTATAGATAGAGCGATCGCACTCCCGGTGGACTTAGTTTTATTCGCGGGTGACGCTTTTCCTGATGCTACTCCCGAGCCTTACGTACAGAAAGCTTTCGCTCAACAATTTAAACGTCTAGCTGACGCACAAATTCCTACTATACTCTTAGCAGGAAATCACGATCAACACGCTCAAGGGAATGGGGGTACCAGTTTATCTATTTATCGCACTCTAGAAATTCCCGGGTTAATCGTGGCAGAAAAAATCACCACTCATTGCATTTCTACTTCTCAAGGAGAGGTACAGGTAATCACTATCCCTTGGTTAACCAATGCTATTCTCTTTACTCGCAGTGAAACCGAGGGGTTATCCGCCTGGGAGGTAGATCAAAAAATGATCCAACGTTTAACGGAGGTTTTAGAGGGGGAAATTCGTAAACTAGATCCTAGTCTCCCTACCGTTTTACTAGCTCATTTGATGGCCGATCGCGCTAATGTTGGTGGTGAAAGGTTTCTTGCTGTGGCTAAGGTTTTTACAATTCCTATTTCCCTGTTGTTGCGTCCAGAGATAGATTATATCGCTCTAGGACACGTCCACAAACACCAAAATCTCAACCCACATAACAACCCTCCTGCAATTTATCCTGGAAGTATCGAAAGAGTAGATTTTTCCGAAGAAAAGGAAGAAAAAGGCTATGTTTTAGTAGAATTAGCTCGTGGCGAAGCTAAATGGGAATTTTGCCCCCTACCCGCTCGTCCTTTCCGTACAATCGAAGTAGATGTCTCTAAATCCCCAGAACCAGAACAAAAGTTGTTAAGTGCGATCGCCAAGTATAATATTACCGACACGGTGGTACGTCTAGTCTATAAAATGCGCAGGGAACAAATAGAGGAAATTAGTACCGGCAAAATCGCCAAGGCTTTACAGTCTGCTCACCAGTTTACTATCTGTCCCGAATTAGTTTCTCCTTCAACTCTTCCTCGCATCCCAGAATTCAAAATCAGTAATAGTCTAGATCCTCTCCAAGCTTTAACTACTTATATCGACAAATGTGAACATTTACAAGATATCGCCACGGAAATGATCGAAGCGGCTAAACTTCTTCTCAATGGTGATTTCGAAGAGATAACCGTAAGCAAAAAGCGTAAGCAGTTAAAGTTACTCTAGATATATAGCGCGAAGCGCAGGGGAAAGGTTTAACCTAAAACCTCACACCTAAACTTACCGAATATTGCTGTATCAAATAAATGAGAAGTTATCCGGACCGAATTGTCCTATATCCTCTTCTCGAATCTCGGCAAAGTTAACTACTACCTCTCCTGCGTACAAGAGTTGAAAAATTTCTTCTTCTTCGTTAAACGTCTGTTCCAATAATTGGGGGTTAGGATCTTCGATACCCTTAATAGCGAGTCTATCTTCGATAATAAAGTCTGTAATTACTGCCCTGGGATTATTCCCGATGATAAAAGTATCCTCACCATCACCCCCCGTTCCTTGAACTTGATTCCCAACGCTCAAATCGAGAAGATCATCGCCGTCACCACCGTTGAGTCTGGCTCTATTTGCTCCGATTAAGATATCACCACCTCTACCCCCATCGAGTCTGGACCGGGTTGCGCCGATTAGGGTATCATCTCCTCTTCCCCCGTCCACTCTGTCTCTTGATCCTGCTGTGACTAGATCATCATCGTCACCGAGTGTGATTCTGTTGCGACCATCCCCTGAAAAAGTGGTGACCACGTCGTCTCCACCCAGAGTGTTGATTGTCGCCCTACTCAGGGCTACGTTTAATCTTGAGTTTACTACATCAGGATCATCTGTACCTTCAAATTCTGTCGCTTCGAATGAAGCAGGAAAAGCAAAGTAGTTAGCTGAAGTGATTTGTTCTATTTCGTCTTCTTGGATCTCGGAAAAGCTTACCACTAAGTCTCCATCGTACAGGAGTTGGAAAACTTCTTCTTCTTCGTTAAAAAAAATCTGTTCAAATAATTCCGTGTCCAAATCTTCAATTCCTTGGATAGCCAGAAAATCTTCTAGGCGAAAGTCCCTAATTACCGCACTAGGATTCTGCCCAATAATAAAGATGTCTGCACCCTCTCCGCCTTGTCCTTGAACTCTTCTACCAACGTTGAGATTGAGGATATCGGTTCCTTCACCACCGTCTAGTCTAGCGCGATCTGCTCCTATCAGAACATCATCCCCTGCATCGCCACTGATTCTATCTCTTGGTCCTGCCGTCGCTGTGTCTATATCGTCACCGAGTGTAATTCTGTTGCGACCATTACCTAAAGAAGTATTGACCACGTCGCTTCCTGCGAGTGTGTTAATTGTAGCTCGTGTTAATATTACATGAAATCCGGATACGATTACATCTCTTTCATCTGTACCTTCGAATTCACTGGGTTGCTCAAAGGTAGGAAAAGTCTCTACAGTTGTCATGATCTTAATGTGTTTTAGTAATTGATTACTCTAGCTTACGTTAAACTGCCGCTCAACTTGGGAAAATCAGGCGGCAAAATCTTTCAAATCGCTTAAATTATAGCAGTCGTCATTACTATTAGGACACTTTTCCTATTTCTTATTCCTTCCTGTTCCGGTGTTCCGGTGTTCCCTGTTCCCTAAAACGATAACTTATGTGTCCTAACTTACCTGTCTATGGCTATAGTTGACATCAAGGATTAGGATTAGGATCTCCACTAAAAGGTTCCACACCTACGTTAGGATAGTCATCGTGAGAAGGACTAAAAATCGCTAGCATCGATTCGACGAGTTTACCGAAGAAACCGGGTTGTTGCTTTAAATCAGCTAAAACTGCGTCAACGTGCTCGGGGGAGAAATTAAATCCTTGAGCTTTTCCGAGGTCGACTAACTCCTCTGGATTGCTGATGCTCTGCAATTCACTTTTAATTTCTTGGTTTTTAGCGGCTTCGTTTAAAAATTGTAGAACTTTCTCTTTAGACATAGAGGTTATGGTATCTTTAACTACTTTATCTCTATTCTATCTTGAGATTATCAACCTCCGTAGTTAAGATAGTTTACGATGCACATGACCGAATCAAACCGTTCTCTCCCACCGCAAAATTTAGACGCAGAGGAATCGATTCTTGGGGGTATTCTCTTAGATCCAGAGGCGATCGCCCGCATTGTTGATACTCTGACTCCAGAAGCTTTTTATCTCAAAGCCCATCGAGAAATCTACCGCGCCGCTTTAATTCTACACGAACAGGGTAAACCCACCGATCTTATGAGTATCACGAGTTGGTTGGCTGATCAAGGATTATTGGAAAAAGTCGGAGGAACGATTAAACTCGCTCAGTTGGTAGAGCGCACTGTTTCTGCGGTGAATATTGATCGCTATGGCGCTTTAGTCATGGATAAATATATGCGACGTCAACTCATCGC from Gloeocapsa sp. PCC 73106 harbors:
- a CDS encoding glutaredoxin family protein, which gives rise to MLKTITLILYSKPGCHLCEGLIEKLNEIQTLKLDLETRDITTNPDWFNRYQYEIPVLYLKQGDQELLIPRFSPRTPVSKIAEILLKFI
- the sbcD gene encoding exonuclease subunit SbcD; the encoded protein is MIRILHLADLHIGSGFTHGKINPETGLNTRLEDFSRSLGLCIDRAIALPVDLVLFAGDAFPDATPEPYVQKAFAQQFKRLADAQIPTILLAGNHDQHAQGNGGTSLSIYRTLEIPGLIVAEKITTHCISTSQGEVQVITIPWLTNAILFTRSETEGLSAWEVDQKMIQRLTEVLEGEIRKLDPSLPTVLLAHLMADRANVGGERFLAVAKVFTIPISLLLRPEIDYIALGHVHKHQNLNPHNNPPAIYPGSIERVDFSEEKEEKGYVLVELARGEAKWEFCPLPARPFRTIEVDVSKSPEPEQKLLSAIAKYNITDTVVRLVYKMRREQIEEISTGKIAKALQSAHQFTICPELVSPSTLPRIPEFKISNSLDPLQALTTYIDKCEHLQDIATEMIEAAKLLLNGDFEEITVSKKRKQLKLL
- a CDS encoding Nif11-like leader peptide family natural product precursor — its product is MSKEKVLQFLNEAAKNQEIKSELQSISNPEELVDLGKAQGFNFSPEHVDAVLADLKQQPGFFGKLVESMLAIFSPSHDDYPNVGVEPFSGDPNPNP
- a CDS encoding choice-of-anchor Q domain-containing protein → MQSTTFTVTNAEDNGSGSLREAIAVANASPGDDEITFSPSLTGETISLTSGELRITDHLVIRGLGAENLTIDSQGNSSVFNIDYYQFNYPRAMISALTITGGGGDNSYPGIISTSYLTITDTKITGHSIGIDHSTNYGISLTVTNSTISENSEIGIRNFSGSLSITNSSILGNSTGIYNNRFRGVLNINNSTISGNTGGGIKNGYIANITNSTISGNSTDDYGGGGGIFTGGTLNIRNSTISNNSSNYGGGGISFGNNFFDNEIYLANTIVSGNFNVDLENDRRGNITSAGGNLIGTGRGIETFNQPGDIVSVTLPGLEPLADNGGPTLTHALESNSPAVNSGIDAGGLTTDQRGFPRRLGPGVDIGAFESDFTELPVPTVSIIVVDPVATEGGLDGLYRLSRTGNTDSPLTVQLKATASSGLSESDFTLTGVSGSFPDFSVTIPGGESFVELSLIAQADAEIESLESLTLDFAPNNAYRAGTLEAVVNIVSETLTVVNNNNSGPGSLRETIKLANIAPGNNFIEFDPALGGETISLTSGELLITDDLIIRGLGAENLTIAAQGNSGVFILNNGYQSQDPANNVSISGLSITGAQEGTYNNFSRGAIYNRENLTISDIKIHGNNVTGIFNDGDLTISNSTISGNSSDFNGGGIFNVGDLIINKSTISGNSSGFGAGGIAQRGNLIISNSTISGNSSNSDAGGIQQNGFRELRISNSTITLNQGGGIASSTNVEIANTIISGNFESDINLSNNITSNGGNLIGTGNGLEAFNQPTDQINITDPGLAPLRDNGGPTLTHLPLSDSSAVDAGVNASIPPGVSTDQRGLARIFNSTVDIGSVELQSVNTLLGTPGRDTLIGGVGNDSITGFGGRDELTGGDGSDQFIYTSVTEGVDIITDFQVNQDRIVLGEVLASLDYTGNNAISDSYLNLISSGENTLVQIDPDGLGSARARDFILVQNVGVGALNNPKTLSFSDCCQLP